In a genomic window of Methylovirgula sp. 4M-Z18:
- a CDS encoding DUF2267 domain-containing protein produces the protein MEELVQRLSAAAGIDQETAAKAAGLVFGFLQKEGPADEVNAVFGKLPGAQDLIAKAGGGDDGGMGLMGLAGQLTEAGIGMGDMTTVGKEIFAFVREKVGEDEVGAIVGAIPGLSQFV, from the coding sequence ATGGAGGAACTCGTTCAGCGCCTGAGCGCAGCGGCCGGGATCGACCAGGAAACGGCTGCAAAAGCCGCAGGCCTGGTATTCGGTTTCCTGCAGAAGGAAGGCCCCGCCGACGAGGTCAATGCGGTCTTCGGCAAGCTGCCGGGCGCCCAGGACCTGATCGCCAAGGCGGGCGGCGGCGACGACGGCGGCATGGGCCTGATGGGCCTGGCCGGCCAGCTCACCGAAGCCGGAATCGGCATGGGCGACATGACCACGGTCGGCAAGGAGATTTTTGCCTTCGTGCGCGAGAAGGTGGGCGAAGACGAAGTCGGCGCTATCGTCGGGGCGATTCCCGGTCTGAGCCAATTCGTCTGA
- a CDS encoding EVE domain-containing protein produces the protein MTRDLFGSCPTPQQHWIAVASADHVARGREQGFMQVCHGKAAPLRRIRAGDGIVYYAPVQRFGGHDCGQSFVAIGNAADDLVYQTDMGGGFLPWRRGVMWLASQPAAIRPLLDRLEFTRGQKSWGYAFRFGLLQVSAHDMGLIVEAMHVGAADLFSPGAGRAKTVR, from the coding sequence ATGACCCGCGATCTTTTTGGCTCCTGCCCCACTCCGCAACAGCATTGGATCGCGGTGGCCAGCGCCGACCACGTCGCGCGCGGCCGGGAGCAAGGCTTCATGCAGGTCTGTCACGGCAAGGCCGCGCCCTTGCGGCGCATCCGAGCGGGTGACGGCATCGTTTATTATGCGCCGGTGCAGCGCTTCGGTGGCCACGATTGCGGCCAATCCTTTGTCGCCATTGGTAATGCCGCCGATGATCTCGTTTACCAGACCGACATGGGCGGCGGCTTCCTGCCCTGGCGGCGCGGCGTGATGTGGCTGGCGAGCCAGCCGGCGGCCATCCGCCCCCTGCTCGACCGGCTTGAGTTCACGCGTGGACAAAAATCCTGGGGATATGCCTTCCGCTTCGGCCTGCTGCAGGTTTCGGCGCATGACATGGGGCTGATCGTCGAGGCGATGCATGTCGGGGCTGCGGACCTCTTTTCACCTGGCGCAGGCCGTGCCAAAACCGTTCGATGA